Below is a window of Brassica napus cultivar Da-Ae chromosome A5, Da-Ae, whole genome shotgun sequence DNA.
GATGCCGGTGGATGATTCGGGGACGTACTGTTTCGCGTTCGCGGCGTCTCCGACGGGTTTGTCGATAATAGGGAACATACAGCAAGAAGGGATCCAAGTATCTTTCGACGGAGCCAATGGCTTTGTTGGGTTTGGTCCCAATGTTTGCTAgcgtttaacaaaaaaaataaaagatatttacgTTTTTTGTTCGCTAGTAAGTAAAAAACTTTTGTCTCAATATGTATCTGTCTTTTATTTATTAGCTTCGgttttgagttttaataagtgGTAATTAGTATAGAGAGTACTGAAATGTATATGATTTGACCAAAATTGTCTTTTGGATTTTTGATTGAGGAATCTATATAATGATATGAGTTACTGTTTGATTTGTGATAATAGAGTGAGATTACCAAGTCAAAAGTAATTAAACAGCAAAAAGGGTTAAAAATTGCTGAACACTTTTGTGGTGAAGCGTGAGGGCATTGGGGAATGGACCTTTTGTATTGACCAAAGTTAACGTTACAGTAAATACGTTTTACTAAGCAGTTAGCAGCACATGTTCGGTCAGAGATTTTCTAAGTCATGATTCATGATGAACACTTGACTGAAGTTTgactttttaatttaaaatttacaaaaaaaattaccaaaagcTAGATTGGTATGAAGTTTCATAAGCCCTTTGTGTTGTAATTTTGCATAACCTGATAGTATGTGattaattttgatttggaaGAGAGGCTAAAAGGAGTAGGCCTGATGGGCAAAAATTATATGGTGCCAGTCTTTAAGTTTGTACATGAGTACCTGAGCCAGAGAGACCAACAAAAGCTGgacatttttattcaaaaaggAGTGAAAGGGGTATCATTTAAAGCAACTTAATAATCTCTAGTCACAATCGTGATGCACCTCTTCAATTCATTACTTCCCCGTGGTATTTTTCAAAGTTcgttagaaagaaaaaataataactttcaATTTTCACTTTTTGTGTCCTTTAAGTGGGTTTCATGATAATCACAATACAGGACCCAATCTAGTTGATTCATGGATGAAAAGGCCCAGAAGTGTACCTTTCCAATGTCAGAATAATTTTTTCATCTTTCTTCTATTATCTGACTTATTTTCTAAATGCCGTTGGATACCTTGAATTATAACAATAGAGTCAATTCTATTCACACCGTAACttgaaaaaaaggaagagaaaaaatcaagatatgaATATGAGGAGAGAGCACTAACCGACGAGAAGCACGTGCATTCATACCATCATAATTATCAACTTCTTGTGAAAACTTAAACCCGAAAAAGCCTCTGGTGAAAAATGGAAAAGAGAAATGACTTAAagggccaaaaaaaaaagagaaaagtcATACATAGAAGAGGTCCCATTGTCTTCTATGTTGTCCCCTTCATTGGGCATTTAATCAATAAAAAGTTCCACCACTGTATATCACAGTAATGATTCATCATCTTGAAACTTAAAGCTGCTTCTTACACAGAACCAAACTTTAACTTTCTTAGCACTTTCCACTCGTAGTTTGTTTTTGTATATCTATAATTCTATATATAACATTGGTTTATCCCCTAATCTCTCACCTAAAATGCATAGAGTTTTGTTCTAAACTGTCTTTAGGTTCTGCATTTATTTGTTCCAAGACATTCTATGAATGCATCTCCCACATATGACAAAGAGTTTTCGCCATTTTCTCATCACATATACCTTCCTCTAAAACCAAAGACAAGCGTAGACATCAAACGGGAACATAGCAGCAAGTCAAAGGCGTACCTAGGATGGTGGAGTCAATCACTACGACCTGATTAGAGGAACCAATCCTCATCTGCTTCAAACAAAGCACTATATAGGAACAAGATATGTACATACAGAGGTTCTGTCACCATCTACATAGCTCAAGAGGTAAGCACAACGCATAGATGCATACAACAAGTTCCAAAACAGACTCAGAACCTGCAAGCTATAAAGATTGCTTGGAATGACCAGCCAAGAATACATAAGAAATGTcactgtaagaaaaaaaatgattagcTGCCCAAAGGTATCAAATATACAGCAGTAGATCCTTGAGATTTACCGTTAAACTCTTACACATGATACATACCATGAAACGATTTAGTTATTTACATATGGCATAATTCCAATCAATGAAATTCCGCGCACACAAAAAACCTAGACTGGCTCCAAAGCCTCACAAAACCAAACACGAAATCCTAGGAGAGGCAGAGTCTTGAAGTTATATTACATAAGCAGGTAGAGGTTTCTTCCTGATCAAAAAAGCTCTGTGCATAATCTCCCATAATAAATACTATGCAACCTAATTCAAGCAACGATTAGAAGGCTACACGTAGAGCATACAATGAGTGGTCTACACCATAAAAAGATACTTGAGATCGTCAACTGTCAGTCGAGTGGCAGAGCTTCCACCATGCTCTTCACCATACGCAGATGCAACAATCTTCCTTTTCTCTTCctgatgaaataaaaaattgaaaatgataGTGCTGAATCACTGTAACCAAGTCAGAGCGAGCTGAAATATTGCGTAGAATACCTGAAGTAACAAAATTCTATCCTCAACGGTGCCTTTTATAGTGATGCGAGTTACACTAACTGGCCGAGTTTGTCCAATACGATGTGCACGATCAATAGCTTGATCTTCGGTTGTTGGATTCCACCAAAGATCCAGAAGAATAACATGACATGCAGCTACCATATTCAACCCAAGGTTTCCAGCTTTTAGCGACATCAGCATCACCTCTACCTGTTAATAGAGAGAGCTTTAGGATCGATACTCCATGATTCAGAGAAATGACTAGTTAAAGAATTTTGGAAAATATATCTAAGATATTCATATCACTCACATCTGGATCATTGCTGAATTCTTTTACAGCCCTGTCTCTTGCTGCTAGACTCATTGTTCCATCTAATCTTCTGAATTCAATACCATTTTCAATAAAACTCAGCTCAACCAAGTCAAGCATACCCGTCCACTGAGAGAATACTATCGTCTTTATTGGCCCCTGGTTAGGTGAAGATGAGTGAAGAGTCGTTGGCTCTATAATGGTAACATCATCGTCATCGTCATGTGGCTGTGAGGAAGAAGGCATTTGACCATGCTCGGAAAGCGACTTCAGGATATCTAGGACAGCCTTGATTTTTGATGAACTAAACTCGCTTTTTCGAAGAGCTGATCTATCCTGTGAAGAACTACATCCTGTATCATTGGTGATGCATTTTCTAAGGGAAGATTCAGAGAAAACAACATCACGCCCAATGTCTTCTCTGCATCTCCGTACAGGGCACACGTTCTCATCCCCAGTTATATGTTCTGAAACACACTGATAGCAAAATATATGCCCACACAGCGTAACAACAGGGTTTTCCGGTGGATCCTGCAGATTAACAGGAaacaagagtaaaaaaaaaaacagaactggCCTAATAATTAGAGAACAGTGAGCCTGAAGACATTTTGTATCTCTCAATTACTCTGCACTTACATCACATATATTGCAGATGGCAGATGATGACTCTAAACGATTGAGCAGGTTGATTCGAGCCTCCCTAGGGAGTCTTTCGACTGCTTCTTCTGATTCTTTTCCAAGAGGATCTGAGTTGTACCCGTTAACAAGTTGTGGGTGGTCACAAGCTTGGCGTAGACGCAAAAGCATCAGAAGAATATTTCCGTAGTTTTGGCCCAAAGTTCCTGCAGCAGCATAAGCCTGcagaaaatattattaatcatcTTATCAGGTACATGACTACAAGTACGAGTTTATGTTGTTTCACTGGCAGAAAACATGATATTCCAAGAACGCTCCTGTAAGGTCTCATTTATAAAGCATTGACTAGCTTTATAGACGTTTCTTCTTTTCCAACAAAGTGCACCTCAATTTCAAAGTATGAACTAATAAACTGTGGAGGACGAAAAGGAAAACCTTGAATTGCGATCGTGAATCTGCTTCAAGCTTCTTGTAGAAAGACCGCTCCTCCACTGAAAAGTCCACTTTGCTCAAGCTAATTTTCTTTGGAGGTAGATTAATTATGGGTTTCCCATCAAGCAATGTTCCTAGATATCAGAACATGAGATATTTAGCAGAAATCATCAACTGCATCCCAGCTACGTGAGAATAACATAATAGCAAAATAAAAAACGATCAAATACATATTAGAAAGAAAGATACACAAATAACAAGATAAATTTGTGTACCTTTTGTACGGCGCAACATTATAGCCTTTAGAACAGCTTGAAGCTTCTTGTAACCATGAAGAGAACTTTTGGAAATTGGAACCTTGATTGTATGGTAAAATGACTTGTACACGGCATACGGATTATATCTAAGGAATCTGAAATAGCTGTATAGATCATCAATCGTATTCTGAATTGGCGTTCCAGACAAACACCACCTCCTCTTGGCTCGAAGAGTGCAACAGGCTCTTGCCACTTGTGTTGTATGATTCTTAATCGTCTGAGCTTCATCTAGTACTACTCTGAGCCACCCAACTCTTGATAACGTACCACAATCAGAGTTGAAAGAAGAACCGTCCATGCTTTTTCGACCTCTTTTCTTACTCTTCTTGCTGGCCTTCATTGCAACCTTACgtttcttcttgttgccatGTTTTTGGTTATTGTcttcttcattctcatcctcGTCCAACAAGGACTGTTTGGGAGCTTCATTGGTAACAATGGCGTAAGTTGTGACAACCACATCATATTTTGCTAATTCAGTAGGATCTTTGGTCCTATTACCACCATGGTAGACTAAAACAGAAAGTTTGGATTCATCAGAAACCTTCTCATCAAGCTCTCTTGCCCATTGCCTTACAAGACTCGCTGGGCAAACAACTAATGTACCCGCAGCTGGTCTCTTTCTTTTAAATTCCCTTACTGAAGTACTCGCTTCTTCATCTTTGACTTTCTCCGTATCTGAATTGTCAttctcatcactatcactaACACTCAGAACCGTGGTCTCACTGTTGGTTAAAACCTTGAGCTCTGTTTTTGCGTGACTTTCACTCTCATGCTTCGCATTTTCTGTCTCATCATCAGCATCCAGGTCCAATATTTCAGCTTCTTCCTTAATTGAGAATTCAGACAGAACCGTGGCCTCACTGTTGCTTGAGTTGAGCTCTAGTTTTGCATGACTTTTACTTTCATGCTTTGCATTTTCTAACTCATCATCAGCATCCAGGTCCAATATTTCAGCTTCTTCCTTGCTTGAGATTTCAGACTTTAATTGTGACTCAAACTTTTGCTTCAAGATAAGAGCAATCATCGAAACTGTCTTACCAAGTCCCTGCAAAAATAGACCTTCGTAGTTTGAGGGGAATATCCACGTAACACAATCACAGATATTAACTTGGAAGAGATTTAAGAATATGTGACCTGATCATCTGCTAATATCCCTCCCGAACAGTGCAAACTAGTTGTTTCCTTCTGAAACATCCACGCCAATGCAATTTTCTGAAAGCAACAGTATTCAGTACACTGTACACAAACCAATTTCAACGGCCAAAAAATGGTAACATTGAAACATGACAATACCTGATGCCTCATAAGAGGAACTGAAAGAATACCAGGAGGTAGATCAATTTCGGTCTTGGGTTGATTCAAATCCTGCAGGATTAACATActcttttattaaaaattgccTTAATATACCATTAAATATCAGGTTGACTATGGAAACAACACAACACAGAGCTCTCAACATATTTACAATGCACCTGGGTAAAATCGAAAATGAATGCTCCTCATAAACACtatctaaaatatctaaaatatcatttttcagatgaaaaaaaataaagcagcTTATTGCATAACTAGGATACTCGGTCTAAAATGAGTAGATTCAGCATGGTAATATAATATGACTCCAGCATCAATGAGAAACCATATAAAACGAACAATGCACCATAAATCTCTGAAAAATAGTTAACCAAAAGAAAGGAGCCAAGTTTGGAGCTATCCATTGCTCGATATTCACTATTGCAATCATACCAGGAGACTAAAGCGACACAAGACATGCAAACAGAGAAGAACAGCCAAGTGTTGAAAGATTGAGTTACCTGTAGCGCAGCCTGGTAGATCAACCTCTCATCGTTCTCAGAATTCATATCTTCACCAACGCCAACCCTGTGAATTGGATCGCTTGGACCACCATAATGTAACGGAGAGGATGCAGATGTTCCAAGGGTCATAGACGGAGGGAGGATCCTAACCCCATTCATGCCACGATGAATTCCTATCTCAGAATGAGCTCCACGGTGACGATCACCAAACGCACTCTTGTTGCTTACAGCAGAACTACTACTATAGTCCGCACCAAAGCGACTCACGTTGCCATGGCTTATACTGTTGGAAGCACTTCTTGGAGGAATAGTAGTCGTATTAAAAGATGGTGGAAGGGTTCTTTTCAGAGATTGTTGAGAAGAAACAATTGAAGTCCTCGAGTTAACGATGCTCTTGTCATTCCCTCTAGTAGTAGTTCTAGAGCTGTCTCTTGGCCGAGATGCATAACGTGGAGCACCATAGCGAGAAGCTGGATTTGGAGGTCTAGGTGTAGGTTGAGTATTAGCAGCAGAGGAACCCTTTTGAGGAAAGCTAGTGCTGCCTGAAAAAAAAGTagcaatgtgatttgataacTCCATAAAGCTAAACCTCACGGAGAGAGATAAAGAGTAAACCATCTAGCCAAGGGGGATTCTTCCTGGTTCTAACTTCTTCTTTAACGGGCTCTTCTGATACCTCCTCGTCAtcactactactactactgcCTGAACTGATTTCAATAGCGGATTCCATCATGGGATCTCCTTCGTCTTCACTCTTTCCAGCAGTCGAGCTTCTAAGAAACCGAATCAGCCTGCGATGCAAAAACATTATCCACACTGAAACTAATAGCCAGCAATGCTATCAAATTCGACTAAGGTGAAGATCAGTGAAGCTAATCGAAGGAAATGAAACGGCTAAAGAAAACGAAAATCAAAACGGAGTAAGCAGAAATGGCGGGATTATGGAAACGGAACACATATTTCGATTTTGTAAAACCCTACCTACACTATGAGGTAAAAGTTAAAAAGCTAAAACAGACGAAAGAAGAAGGCGAGAAAGATGGAGAATCGGGGAATGAGAGAGAGTACCAAGGAAGCAGCGAGTTGGAGAAGAAGGAAGCCACTGTTGATtcggaagtttttttttttttttttacctttctgTCACGACGGCTGATTGCGATTTTGACGGAGAATAGGGGGAATGTAATGTGAAGGGATGTTGGGacgtttcgttttttttttgttttaaagaaaCTTTACTAATTTACTTTTTTAACAAATGTAAAAACGAAAAGGGGTATTAGCCCGCCCCATATTACCTAATTATCCAcataaatccaaaattaataattgtttttttttttaatgctgaTTTATTACGATCTTACGGTTATGATATaggaagattacatagacgattcgacaaccgacaatactacctgccttataAGACCTACGcttaactgcatcacctgagcatttacttgcaccatgttgaagatcccttgcaAGTCTTTTCCtctgtagtctgcataattgtttaataaactgctttctccgggacttgaaacctggatttcctgtaatctgcaataaattgcatagtctaggattcgaaccccagacctggatgtagaagcctttaaaccttaaccaataggctacggtgctttcacattattttttcttcttaatcgaaccacaaaacaaaaacttccACTGGTGAACATTTgatgaacaagaaaaaaaaattaatttgaataactgaataataatataaaaacaaactttttgtcatttttttcttgtcaaatTTAGAGAAATGTTTCTtcttaaatctttttaaaacagaAGAATTAAGTGAAACTCATCATGTGTTAGTAAATCACTAAATTGACAAATTTCCAACTTGTTTTGGCATcaatttgatttattattatttttgtaagaaATTGTGATTACCAATTGAAACCAAattgtatttaattttctttctttagaaAACCATAAGACATTTTTGTTTAGTACTACTTTTTGTTTACAATTTGATAGGTTTTCAAATATTTGCTAGATGTAACTTCGCATGGCATTTTTTACTTTATCTAACTGGTTTATTCGTTAATGGAAAGGAAATGAATGATGCTCTCGGTAGACCTCAAGCAAGAaagtaaaacacacaaaaataaacctCCTTTGATTGGATGCATCGAGTCGTAAGTAATTCGGATTAAACATATACTGCAAGAGATGACTGCTTAAAGAAATTCTAACAATAGAGAAATGTGCCCtattaataaattgtttttattgttttatataagcttggtgtcaaaaaaaaaaaaaaaaaaaaaagcttggtTTTAGAGACCAAACAATTAGAGAAAACATCAAACCCTgtactttaaaatattttccagTGTTCTGTAAATGTTCCTAAGTGACGCTTCTTAGTGATTTTGATGACATTTGGAGTAGAGAAAAGAGTGGCATGGCGTGACAGTTTGGTCTTTGGTGTATGCCACAAAAGTGATTTTGATACATTACCATCGCAGTAGTCTCATCCGCTTTAGAGTTTAGCAGAAGatgtaattaacataaaacTGACATCATGCAAAGGAGTAGAATGCACATTTTTAAACCATACAACCACCTTGTTCTACTCAAAACTTGTCACACATTTATTTAATCCACAACGGATTGttatgatttcattaaaataagTCGGAATAACAATACGCGATTGAAAAAAACCATCCAAAACTTATAAGAAAACTCTAACAATATGCAATAAAATAACACCATCAAACCATTGTATATGATTTCATTTACATGGCTTGATGGCTAAAGAAGCAAGACTACGAGCACAAACCTCCTTGTTCAATTCGTTCAAGAGAGGCCTAAGCAGCTCACTATTAATAGTCTTATCAAGTTTTATCACTTGAGAATTTGTTTCAAAGAGAGACTTCCACAGGGGAAGAATCTCAGACTCTATTGCTTCCCTAGCAAACCCATTTGCCTCTGAAACATCCTTGACAGACCCCAAATTCTCCTCTAGCTTCTTCAGCTCTTGGTTGTATTGCTCCAAAACAGACGGTTTCACTAGGCAACCAATTTCGAGAGTGGAAACAGTGTGAGCCAAACCTCTGATGGCAGAAACAAAATCCTGTCGGAACGTCCCCATCAGTTTTGATTGAGTGGATTCTCCACCGTCAATGTAGACGAGATTCTTGGGTTTGATATATGTTGCATACACGTGTTGTATAACACGGTACAATCGTCTTACCGCGGGACCACGACGATCCATCTTTGTTTTAAACAATGTCAAAAAACAGAAGTGCGTCATAGAACGTCTGTCATCGGATAATATGAACATTGCTTCAGCCATACAGAGCGAGAGCTCAACTCCGAGtcgcacagcttcttctttctGGTCCACATCAGCAGttctgtaaataaataaatataagaaaagTAGGGATTTAGACTCCCTAACACGTAAGAATAATATGAAGTCTCAAAGGGAAAGAATATATCACTGACCCATTAGTGAAAGGGGAACATCTAGACTGCGGTATAACACGGTCAGTCATCTGTTGTTTCAAGATACAAAATAATCAATTCACAGTCAaaattttcttctataaatCGAGGAATATAATATGGAGAAGATCCCTAGATCGTAACTGCACCCTCTAATTTAAAACCCCTTGAATCGATGTCAAATCCCAAGTCCATGGAACTCACCTCGATTCGATATCAGGGTTCAGGCTTATCAATTCCCTTGATTACTTATTTAATGTAGACTGAAAACTAACGATTCGAACCAGGCTTATAGATTCCTTTttatccttttctttttttgttgagaCGGTCAAAACTGATTTGTCATCTGACCGCCTCTGTTTACGGGTTTAGCATTTATCTAAAGTTAatgtagataaaaaaaaatctcaaccaTTCCCACAATTATATCAaccgttttttttctttggtcaaCTATCTCAACcgtttttagaattttattcCTGGTGAACAACATTTGTCATTTCATGAACAAGtagaaaaaaagataaacaaaatttaatttgaatagttgaataaataaataaataaataaataaaatattttgtcatTTGTTGCGTATCAAATTAACagaaatatttcttaaatattttaaaacagaagAATAAAATTATGTGTTAGTAATTTGACAAAATTTCAACTTCGTTGGcataaaattttagaaacaatttattattattttgtaaaaaaatgtgATTAGCAATTGAAACCAAATTGTTTGaatcatatttaattttcttcctTTA
It encodes the following:
- the LOC125608848 gene encoding uncharacterized protein LOC125608848, with amino-acid sequence MTDRVIPQSRCSPFTNGTADVDQKEEAVRLGVELSLCMAEAMFILSDDRRSMTHFCFLTLFKTKMDRRGPAVRRLYRVIQHVYATYIKPKNLVYIDGGESTQSKLMGTFRQDFVSAIRGLAHTVSTLEIGCLVKPSVLEQYNQELKKLEENLGSVKDVSEANGFAREAIESEILPLWKSLFETNSQVIKLDKTINSELLRPLLNELNKEVCARSLASLAIKPCK
- the LOC106428886 gene encoding helicase-like transcription factor CHR27 encodes the protein MMESAIEISSGSSSSSDDEEVSEEPVKEEVRTRKNPPWLDGSTSFPQKGSSAANTQPTPRPPNPASRYGAPRYASRPRDSSRTTTRGNDKSIVNSRTSIVSSQQSLKRTLPPSFNTTTIPPRSASNSISHGNVSRFGADYSSSSAVSNKSAFGDRHRGAHSEIGIHRGMNGVRILPPSMTLGTSASSPLHYGGPSDPIHRVGVGEDMNSENDERLIYQAALQDLNQPKTEIDLPPGILSVPLMRHQKIALAWMFQKETTSLHCSGGILADDQGLGKTVSMIALILKQKFESQLKSEISSKEEAEILDLDADDELENAKHESKSHAKLELNSSNSEATVLSEFSIKEEAEILDLDADDETENAKHESESHAKTELKVLTNSETTVLSVSDSDENDNSDTEKVKDEEASTSVREFKRKRPAAGTLVVCPASLVRQWARELDEKVSDESKLSVLVYHGGNRTKDPTELAKYDVVVTTYAIVTNEAPKQSLLDEDENEEDNNQKHGNKKKRKVAMKASKKSKKRGRKSMDGSSFNSDCGTLSRVGWLRVVLDEAQTIKNHTTQVARACCTLRAKRRWCLSGTPIQNTIDDLYSYFRFLRYNPYAVYKSFYHTIKVPISKSSLHGYKKLQAVLKAIMLRRTKGTLLDGKPIINLPPKKISLSKVDFSVEERSFYKKLEADSRSQFKAYAAAGTLGQNYGNILLMLLRLRQACDHPQLVNGYNSDPLGKESEEAVERLPREARINLLNRLESSSAICNICDDPPENPVVTLCGHIFCYQCVSEHITGDENVCPVRRCREDIGRDVVFSESSLRKCITNDTGCSSSQDRSALRKSEFSSSKIKAVLDILKSLSEHGQMPSSSQPHDDDDDVTIIEPTTLHSSSPNQGPIKTIVFSQWTGMLDLVELSFIENGIEFRRLDGTMSLAARDRAVKEFSNDPDVEVMLMSLKAGNLGLNMVAACHVILLDLWWNPTTEDQAIDRAHRIGQTRPVSVTRITIKGTVEDRILLLQEEKRKIVASAYGEEHGGSSATRLTVDDLKYLFMV